In one window of Streptomyces sp. NBC_01224 DNA:
- a CDS encoding aspartate carbamoyltransferase catalytic subunit, whose product MKRHLISAADLTRDDAVLILDTAEEMARVADRPIKKLPTLRGRTVVNLFFEDSTRTRISFEAAAKRLSADVINFSAKGSSVSKGESLKDTALTLEAMGADAVVIRHGASGAPYRLATSGWIDGAVVNAGDGTHEHPTQALLDAFTLRRRLVGADAGIGRDLEGRRVTIVGDILHSRVARSNVHLLTTLGAHVTLVAPPTLVPVGVEQWPCDVSYSLDEVLPKSDAVMMLRVQRERMNAAYFPTEREYSRRYGLDGDRMAKMPQDAIVMHPGPMVRGMEITAEVADSDRCTAVEQVANGVSIRMAVLYLLLGGSEPATPARTEENK is encoded by the coding sequence ATGAAGCGTCACCTCATCTCGGCCGCCGACCTCACCCGCGACGACGCCGTCCTGATCCTCGACACCGCCGAGGAAATGGCACGGGTCGCGGACCGGCCGATCAAGAAGCTCCCCACCCTGCGCGGCCGTACCGTCGTCAACCTCTTCTTCGAGGACTCGACGCGTACCCGCATCTCCTTCGAGGCCGCCGCCAAGCGCCTCTCCGCCGATGTCATCAACTTCTCCGCGAAGGGCTCGTCCGTCTCCAAGGGCGAGTCGCTCAAGGACACCGCGCTGACCCTGGAGGCGATGGGCGCCGACGCCGTCGTCATCCGGCACGGTGCCTCCGGTGCCCCGTACCGTCTCGCCACCTCCGGCTGGATCGACGGCGCCGTTGTCAACGCCGGTGACGGCACCCACGAGCACCCCACCCAGGCCCTCCTGGACGCCTTCACCCTGCGCCGCCGCCTCGTCGGGGCCGACGCCGGTATCGGCCGGGACCTCGAAGGCCGCCGGGTCACCATCGTCGGCGACATCCTGCACAGCCGGGTGGCTCGCTCCAACGTCCACCTGCTGACCACGCTCGGCGCGCACGTCACCCTGGTCGCCCCGCCGACTCTCGTCCCGGTCGGCGTCGAGCAATGGCCGTGCGACGTCAGCTACAGCCTCGACGAGGTGCTGCCGAAGTCCGACGCGGTGATGATGTTGCGTGTACAGCGCGAACGGATGAACGCCGCGTACTTCCCGACCGAGCGCGAGTACTCCCGCCGCTACGGCCTGGACGGCGACCGCATGGCGAAGATGCCCCAGGACGCCATCGTCATGCACCCCGGTCCGATGGTCCGCGGCATGGAGATCACCGCCGAGGTCGCCGACTCCGACCGGTGCACGGCCGTCGAGCAGGTCGCCAACGGCGTCTCGATCCGCATGGCTGTCCTGTACCTGCTGCTGGGCGGCTCCGAACCCGCCACCCCCGCCCGTACCGAGGAGAACAAGTAA
- the pyrR gene encoding bifunctional pyr operon transcriptional regulator/uracil phosphoribosyltransferase PyrR, whose product MDAQHEATGNAARPVLEAPDIARVLTRIAHEIVERAKGADDVVLLGIPTRGVFLAGRLAEKLQEITGRKMPVGSLDITMYRDDLRLRPARALARTEIPGEGIEGRLVVLVDDVLFSGRTIRAALDALGDIGRPRAVQLAVLVDRGHRELPIRADYVGKNLPTSLRETVKVQLAEEDGRDAVLLGVLQTAPAGEQ is encoded by the coding sequence ATGGACGCACAGCACGAAGCCACCGGCAATGCGGCACGCCCCGTTCTCGAGGCTCCCGACATCGCCCGAGTACTGACCCGAATCGCCCACGAGATCGTCGAACGCGCCAAGGGCGCCGACGACGTGGTGCTCCTCGGTATCCCGACGCGGGGCGTCTTCCTCGCCGGCCGGCTCGCCGAAAAACTCCAAGAGATCACCGGCCGGAAGATGCCGGTCGGGTCACTCGACATCACGATGTACCGCGACGACTTGCGGCTGCGCCCTGCGCGCGCCCTGGCCCGTACCGAGATCCCCGGCGAGGGCATCGAGGGCCGCCTGGTCGTCCTCGTCGACGATGTCCTCTTCTCGGGCCGCACGATCCGCGCAGCGCTCGACGCGCTGGGCGACATCGGCCGGCCCCGCGCGGTGCAGCTCGCGGTCCTCGTCGACCGCGGTCACCGCGAACTCCCGATCCGTGCCGACTACGTCGGCAAGAACCTCCCCACGTCGCTGCGGGAGACGGTCAAGGTCCAGCTCGCCGAGGAGGACGGCCGCGACGCCGTGCTGCTCGGTGTCCTGCAGACCGCCCCGGCGGGCGAGCAGTAG
- the carA gene encoding glutamine-hydrolyzing carbamoyl-phosphate synthase small subunit gives MTISTRGAAKAPAVLVLEDGRAFRGRAYGAVGETFGEAVFSTGMTGYQETLTDPSYHRQVVVMTAPHVGNTGVNDEDPESKRIWVAGYVVRDPARVPSNWRSQRSLDEELEHQGVVGISGIDTRALTRHLRERGAMRVGIFSGDAIADEATLLARVKEAPEMVGADLSTEVATKETYVVPAIGTKKFTVAAIDLGIKGMTPHRMAERGIEVHVLPATATLDEVYAVEPDGVFFSNGPGDPATADHPVSVMQGVLERRTPLFGICFGNQILGRALGFGTYKLKYGHRGINQPVQDRTTGKVEVTAHNHGFAVDAPLDKVSDTKFGRAEVSHVCLNDQVVEGLQLLDQPAFSVQYHPEAAAGPHDAAYLFDRFVSLMEGQRA, from the coding sequence ATGACGATCTCCACCCGGGGAGCCGCCAAAGCTCCCGCCGTACTCGTCCTGGAGGACGGCCGCGCCTTCCGCGGCCGCGCCTACGGGGCCGTGGGGGAGACCTTCGGCGAGGCGGTGTTCTCCACCGGCATGACCGGCTACCAGGAGACGCTGACCGACCCCTCGTACCACCGTCAGGTCGTCGTGATGACCGCCCCGCACGTCGGCAACACCGGTGTGAACGACGAGGACCCCGAGTCGAAGCGGATCTGGGTCGCCGGATACGTCGTCCGCGACCCCGCCCGGGTGCCCTCCAACTGGCGCTCGCAGCGCTCGCTCGACGAGGAGCTGGAACACCAGGGCGTCGTCGGCATCAGCGGCATCGACACCCGCGCCCTCACCCGCCACCTGCGCGAGCGCGGCGCCATGCGCGTCGGCATCTTCTCCGGTGACGCCATCGCCGACGAGGCCACGCTGCTGGCCCGCGTCAAGGAAGCCCCCGAGATGGTGGGCGCCGACCTCTCAACCGAGGTCGCGACCAAGGAGACGTACGTCGTCCCCGCGATCGGCACCAAGAAGTTCACCGTCGCCGCGATCGACCTCGGCATCAAGGGCATGACCCCGCACCGGATGGCCGAGCGTGGCATCGAGGTACACGTCCTGCCCGCCACCGCCACCCTCGACGAGGTGTACGCGGTCGAGCCCGACGGCGTCTTCTTCTCCAACGGCCCCGGCGACCCGGCCACCGCCGACCACCCGGTCTCCGTCATGCAGGGCGTCCTGGAGCGGAGGACGCCGCTCTTCGGCATCTGCTTCGGCAACCAGATCCTGGGCCGCGCCCTCGGCTTCGGCACTTACAAGCTGAAGTACGGCCACCGCGGCATCAACCAGCCGGTGCAGGACCGTACGACCGGAAAGGTCGAGGTCACCGCGCACAACCACGGCTTCGCCGTCGACGCCCCGCTGGACAAGGTGTCCGACACGAAGTTCGGCCGCGCCGAGGTCTCCCACGTCTGCCTGAACGACCAGGTCGTCGAGGGACTGCAGCTCCTCGACCAGCCGGCCTTCAGCGTCCAGTACCACCCCGAAGCGGCCGCCGGCCCGCACGACGCCGCGTACCTCTTCGACCGCTTCGTTTCCCTGATGGAGGGCCAGCGTGCCTAA
- a CDS encoding quinone-dependent dihydroorotate dehydrogenase yields the protein MYKFFFQLVFKRMDPEQAHHLAFRWIRLAARIPVLRTYVAAALAPRYKELRTEALGLRMHGPFGLAAGFDKNAVAIDGMSMLGFDHIEIGTVTGEPQPGNPKKRLFRLVADRALINRMGFNNEGSAAVAERLATRKPVFRTTVGVNIGKTKVVPEAEAVGDYVKSTERLARHADYLVVNVSSPNTPGLRNLQATEALRPLLSAVREAADRTVTDRRVPLLVKIAPDLADEDVDAVADLAVELGLDGIIATNTTIARDGLGLKSSPSLVKETGGLSGAPLKARSLEVLSRLYARVGDRITLVGVGGIENAEDAWQRILAGATLVQGYSAFIYEGPFYARAIHKGLAARLAASPYATLAEAVGAETRKATA from the coding sequence ATGTACAAATTCTTCTTCCAGCTGGTCTTCAAGCGGATGGACCCGGAGCAGGCGCACCACCTGGCCTTCCGGTGGATCCGCCTCGCCGCCCGCATCCCCGTGCTGCGCACCTACGTCGCCGCCGCGCTCGCCCCCCGCTACAAGGAGCTGCGAACCGAGGCCCTCGGCCTGCGCATGCACGGCCCCTTCGGCCTCGCCGCGGGCTTCGACAAGAACGCGGTCGCGATCGACGGCATGTCGATGCTCGGCTTCGACCACATCGAGATCGGTACGGTCACCGGCGAGCCGCAGCCCGGCAACCCCAAGAAGCGTCTCTTCCGCCTCGTGGCGGACCGCGCGCTGATCAACCGCATGGGCTTCAACAACGAGGGCTCCGCGGCCGTGGCCGAGCGCCTGGCCACCCGCAAGCCGGTCTTCCGGACCACGGTCGGCGTCAACATCGGCAAGACCAAGGTCGTGCCGGAGGCCGAAGCGGTCGGCGACTATGTGAAGTCCACCGAGCGGCTCGCCCGCCACGCCGACTACCTCGTCGTGAACGTCTCCTCGCCCAACACCCCCGGCCTGCGCAACCTCCAGGCCACCGAGGCGCTCCGGCCCCTGCTCAGCGCCGTGCGTGAGGCAGCCGACCGGACCGTCACCGACCGGCGGGTCCCGCTGCTCGTAAAGATCGCTCCGGACCTCGCGGACGAGGACGTCGACGCGGTCGCCGATCTCGCGGTCGAGCTGGGGCTGGACGGCATCATCGCCACCAACACCACCATCGCCCGGGACGGCCTCGGCCTGAAGTCCTCGCCGTCCCTGGTCAAGGAGACCGGCGGGCTGTCCGGTGCGCCTCTCAAGGCACGCTCCCTGGAGGTCCTGAGCCGCCTGTACGCGCGCGTGGGCGACCGGATCACCCTGGTCGGTGTCGGGGGCATCGAGAACGCCGAGGACGCCTGGCAGCGCATTCTCGCCGGCGCCACGCTCGTCCAGGGATACAGCGCCTTCATCTACGAGGGCCCGTTCTACGCCCGGGCGATTCACAAGGGCCTGGCCGCGCGCCTGGCCGCCTCCCCGTACGCCACCCTCGCCGAAGCCGTCGGCGCAGAAACCAGGAAGGCCACCGCATGA
- a CDS encoding PH-like domain-containing protein yields the protein MTSLTPLYLQLAAEQKSAEVTDWSARISWVIGLVVLIAFVYWLMRQGWKWRGSLQSDLPELSSTPEGFADGEKLLTLTGRYHASTSAGQWLDRIVAHGLGTRSRVELTLTDQGLDVVRPGAADFFVPAAALREARLDKGIAGKVLPEGGLLIITWAHGDKLIDSGFRSDHSAEHPAWVEAIEQLTSTTEGTAR from the coding sequence GTGACATCACTCACCCCCCTGTACCTCCAGCTCGCCGCCGAGCAGAAGTCGGCCGAAGTGACCGACTGGTCCGCTCGCATCAGCTGGGTCATCGGACTGGTCGTCCTCATCGCCTTCGTCTACTGGCTGATGCGCCAGGGATGGAAGTGGCGGGGGAGTCTCCAGTCCGATCTGCCGGAACTCAGCTCCACCCCGGAGGGGTTCGCGGACGGCGAGAAGCTGCTGACGCTGACCGGCAGGTACCACGCCTCGACGAGCGCCGGGCAGTGGCTCGACCGGATCGTCGCCCACGGGCTCGGTACCCGCAGCCGCGTCGAGCTCACCCTGACCGACCAGGGCCTCGACGTCGTACGACCCGGGGCAGCCGACTTCTTCGTCCCGGCCGCCGCACTGCGTGAGGCCCGGCTCGACAAGGGCATCGCGGGCAAGGTCCTCCCCGAGGGCGGCCTGCTGATCATCACCTGGGCGCACGGCGACAAGCTGATCGACTCCGGTTTCCGCTCCGACCACTCGGCCGAGCACCCGGCCTGGGTCGAGGCCATCGAACAACTCACCAGCACTACGGAAGGCACCGCACGATGA
- the bldD gene encoding transcriptional regulator BldD, producing the protein MSSEYAKQLGAKLRAIRTQQGLSLHGVEEKSQGRWKAVVVGSYERGDRAVTVQRLAELADFYGVPVQELLPGTTPGGAAEPPPKLVLDLERLAHVPPEKAGPLQRYAATIQSQRGDYNGKVLSIRQDDLRTLAVIYDQSPSVLTEQLISWGVLDADARRAVAHEEG; encoded by the coding sequence ATGTCCAGCGAATACGCAAAGCAGCTCGGGGCCAAGCTCCGTGCCATCCGCACCCAGCAGGGCCTCTCCCTCCATGGCGTGGAGGAGAAGTCCCAGGGCCGCTGGAAGGCCGTCGTGGTCGGTTCGTACGAGCGCGGCGACCGTGCCGTGACCGTCCAGCGTCTTGCCGAACTCGCTGATTTCTACGGAGTCCCGGTGCAGGAACTCCTGCCCGGTACGACGCCTGGCGGGGCCGCTGAGCCGCCGCCGAAGCTTGTCCTGGACCTGGAGCGCCTCGCCCACGTCCCGCCGGAGAAGGCCGGGCCGTTGCAACGCTACGCCGCGACGATCCAGAGCCAGCGCGGTGACTACAACGGCAAGGTGCTCTCGATCCGCCAGGACGACCTGCGCACGCTGGCCGTGATCTACGACCAGTCGCCGTCCGTGCTCACGGAACAGCTGATCAGCTGGGGCGTGCTGGACGCGGACGCGCGTCGCGCCGTCGCCCACGAAGAGGGCTGA
- the nusB gene encoding transcription antitermination factor NusB — protein sequence MAARNTARKRAFQILFEADQRGESVQTVLADWVRLSRSDTRQPPVTEYTMELVEGYAQYADRIDDLIITYAVDWEIDRMPVVDRNILRLGAYELIWVDGTPDAVVIDEAVQLAKEFSTDDSPSFVNGLLARFKDLKPNLRREQ from the coding sequence GTGGCTGCTCGGAACACGGCCCGCAAGCGAGCCTTCCAGATCCTCTTCGAGGCCGACCAGCGCGGTGAGTCCGTGCAGACGGTCCTCGCGGACTGGGTGCGGCTCTCGCGGTCCGACACCCGTCAGCCCCCGGTCACCGAGTACACGATGGAACTCGTCGAGGGGTACGCGCAGTACGCCGACCGGATCGACGACCTCATCATCACCTACGCCGTGGACTGGGAGATCGACCGCATGCCGGTCGTCGACCGGAACATCCTGCGGCTCGGTGCGTACGAGCTGATCTGGGTGGACGGGACGCCGGACGCGGTGGTGATCGACGAGGCGGTCCAGCTCGCCAAGGAGTTCTCCACCGATGACTCCCCGTCCTTCGTGAACGGGCTGCTGGCCCGGTTCAAGGACCTCAAGCCGAACCTCCGCCGGGAGCAGTAG
- a CDS encoding dihydroorotase: MSKILIRGAKVLGGESQDVLIDGETIAATARQGEIDWSGTGIEAGDATVVEAEGQILLPGLVDLHTHLREPGREDSETVLTGTKAAAVGGFTAVHAMANTFPVADTAGVVEQVWRLGKESGYCDVQPIGAVTVGLEGKKLAELGAMHDSAAGVKVFSDDGKCVDDAVIMRRALEYVKAFDGVVAQHAQEPRLTEGAQMNEGIVSAELGLGGWPAVAEESIIARDVLLAAHVGSRVHICHLSTAGSVEIVRWAKSKGWNVTAEVTPHHLLLTDELVRSYNPVYKVNPPLRTEADVMALREALADGTIDCVATDHAPHPHEDKDCEWAAAAMGMVGLETALSVVQQTMVDTGLIDWAGVADRMSFRPAAIGRLDGHGRPVSAGEPANLTLVDPAYRGVVDPAGFASRSRNTPYEGRELPGRVTHTFLRGRATVVDGKLA; the protein is encoded by the coding sequence ATGAGCAAGATCCTTATCCGCGGCGCGAAGGTCCTCGGCGGCGAATCCCAGGACGTCCTGATCGACGGCGAGACCATCGCCGCCACCGCCCGGCAGGGCGAAATCGACTGGAGTGGTACCGGCATCGAGGCCGGTGACGCGACCGTCGTCGAGGCCGAGGGCCAGATCCTGTTGCCCGGCCTGGTCGACCTCCACACCCACCTGCGCGAGCCCGGCCGCGAGGACTCCGAGACCGTCCTCACCGGAACGAAGGCGGCGGCCGTCGGTGGCTTCACCGCCGTGCATGCCATGGCCAACACGTTCCCGGTCGCTGACACCGCCGGTGTCGTCGAGCAGGTCTGGCGGCTCGGCAAGGAGTCCGGCTACTGCGACGTGCAGCCGATCGGCGCCGTCACTGTCGGCCTGGAGGGCAAGAAGCTCGCCGAACTCGGCGCCATGCACGATTCGGCCGCCGGAGTGAAAGTCTTCTCCGACGACGGCAAGTGCGTCGACGACGCGGTGATCATGCGCCGTGCGCTGGAGTACGTGAAGGCCTTCGACGGTGTCGTCGCCCAGCACGCCCAGGAGCCCCGCCTCACCGAGGGCGCCCAGATGAACGAGGGCATCGTCTCCGCGGAACTCGGTCTCGGCGGCTGGCCCGCCGTCGCCGAGGAGTCGATCATCGCCCGCGACGTACTGCTCGCCGCCCACGTCGGCTCCCGGGTGCACATCTGCCACCTGTCGACCGCCGGCTCCGTCGAGATCGTCCGCTGGGCCAAGTCCAAGGGCTGGAACGTCACCGCCGAGGTCACCCCGCACCACCTGCTCCTCACCGACGAGCTCGTGCGGTCCTACAACCCGGTCTACAAGGTGAACCCGCCGCTGCGCACCGAGGCCGACGTCATGGCCCTGCGCGAGGCGCTCGCCGACGGCACCATCGACTGCGTCGCCACCGACCACGCCCCGCACCCGCACGAGGACAAGGACTGCGAGTGGGCCGCCGCCGCCATGGGCATGGTGGGCCTGGAGACCGCGCTCTCCGTCGTCCAGCAGACAATGGTCGACACCGGCCTCATCGACTGGGCGGGCGTCGCCGACCGGATGTCGTTCCGTCCCGCCGCCATCGGCCGTCTCGACGGACACGGCCGGCCCGTCTCGGCCGGTGAGCCCGCCAACCTCACGCTGGTCGATCCGGCATACCGTGGTGTGGTGGACCCCGCGGGCTTCGCCTCCCGCAGCCGCAACACTCCCTACGAGGGTCGCGAGCTGCCGGGCCGAGTCACCCACACCTTCCTGCGGGGCCGTGCCACGGTCGTCGACGGGAAGCTCGCGTGA
- the carB gene encoding carbamoyl-phosphate synthase large subunit, translating into MPKRSDIQSVLVIGSGPIVIGQAAEFDYSGTQACRVLKAEGLRVILVNSNPATIMTDPEIADATYVEPITPEFVEKIIAKERPDALLPTLGGQTALNTAISMHENGVLEKYGVELIGANVEAINKGEDRDLFKGVVEAVNAKIGHGESARSVICHSMDDVLAGVETLGGYPVVVRPSFTMGGAGSGFAHDEEELRRIAGQGLTLSPTTEVLLEESILGWKEYELELMRDKNDNVVVVCSIENFDPMGVHTGDSITVAPAMTLTDREYQRLRDIGIAIIREVGVDTGGCNIQFAIDPTDGRVIVIEMNPRVSRSSALASKATGFPIAKIAAKLAVGYTLDEIPNDITEKTPASFEPTLDYVVVKAPRFAFEKFPSADSTLTTTMKSVGEAMAIGRNFTEALQKALRSLEKKGSQFTFVGETGDKAELLAEAVRPTDGRINTVMQAIRAGATQEEVFDATKIDPWFVDQLFLIKEIADELAAADKLDPELLAEAKRHGFSDAQIAEIRDLREDVVREVRHALGIRPVYKTVDTCAAEFAAKTPYFYSSYDEESEVATRTKPAVIILGSGPNRIGQGIEFDYSCVHASFALSDAGYETVMVNCNPETVSTDYDTSDRLYFEPLTLEDVLEIVHAESLAGPIAGVIVQLGGQTPLGLSQALKDNGVPVVGTSPEAIHAAEDRGAFGRVLDEAGLPAPKHGTATTFAEAKAIADEIGYPVLVRPSYVLGGRGMEIVYDETRLSSYIAESTEISPTRPVLVDRFLDDAIEIDVDALYDGTELYLGGVMEHIEEAGIHSGDSACALPPITLGGYDIKRLRTSTEGIAKGVGVRGLINIQFALSGDILYVLEANPRASRTVPFTSKATAVPLAKAAARISLGATVAELREEGLLPKNGDGGTLPLDAPISVKEAVMPWSRFRDIHGRGVDTVLGPEMRSTGEVMGIDSVFGTAYAKSQAGAYGPLPTKGRAFISVANRDKRSMIFPARELVAHGFELLATSGTAEVLKRNGIHATVVRKQSEGVGPQGEKTIVQLIHDGEVDLIVNTPYGTGGRLDGYEIRTAAVARSVPCLTTVQALAAAVQGIDALNHGDVGVRSLQEHAEHLTAARD; encoded by the coding sequence GTGCCTAAGCGCTCCGATATCCAGTCCGTCCTGGTCATCGGCTCCGGTCCGATCGTCATCGGGCAGGCCGCCGAGTTCGACTACTCCGGCACCCAGGCCTGCCGCGTGCTCAAGGCCGAGGGCCTGCGCGTCATCCTGGTCAACTCCAACCCGGCGACGATCATGACCGACCCGGAGATCGCCGACGCCACGTACGTCGAGCCGATCACCCCCGAGTTCGTCGAGAAGATCATCGCCAAGGAGCGCCCCGACGCGCTGCTCCCGACGCTGGGCGGCCAGACCGCGCTCAACACCGCGATCTCCATGCACGAGAACGGTGTCCTGGAGAAGTACGGCGTCGAGCTCATCGGCGCCAATGTCGAGGCCATCAACAAGGGTGAGGACCGCGACCTCTTCAAGGGTGTCGTCGAAGCGGTCAACGCCAAGATCGGCCACGGCGAGTCCGCCCGCTCCGTCATCTGCCACTCGATGGACGACGTCCTGGCGGGCGTCGAGACGCTCGGCGGCTACCCCGTCGTCGTCCGCCCCTCCTTCACGATGGGCGGCGCCGGCTCCGGCTTCGCGCACGACGAGGAGGAGCTGCGCCGGATCGCCGGCCAGGGCCTCACGCTCTCCCCGACCACCGAGGTGCTCCTGGAGGAGTCCATCCTCGGCTGGAAGGAGTACGAGCTGGAGCTGATGCGCGACAAGAACGACAACGTCGTGGTCGTCTGCTCCATCGAGAACTTCGACCCGATGGGCGTCCACACGGGTGACTCGATCACCGTGGCCCCGGCGATGACGCTCACCGACCGCGAGTACCAGCGGCTGCGCGACATCGGCATCGCGATCATCCGCGAGGTCGGCGTCGACACCGGCGGCTGCAACATCCAGTTCGCCATCGACCCGACCGACGGCCGCGTCATCGTGATCGAGATGAACCCGCGCGTCTCCCGCTCCTCGGCGCTGGCGTCGAAGGCCACCGGCTTCCCGATCGCCAAGATCGCCGCCAAGCTGGCCGTCGGCTACACACTCGACGAGATCCCCAACGACATCACCGAGAAGACCCCGGCCTCCTTCGAGCCGACGCTCGACTACGTCGTGGTCAAGGCCCCGCGGTTCGCCTTCGAGAAGTTCCCGTCCGCCGACTCCACCCTCACCACCACCATGAAGTCGGTGGGCGAGGCCATGGCGATCGGCCGCAACTTCACCGAGGCGCTGCAGAAGGCGCTGCGCTCCCTGGAGAAGAAGGGCTCGCAGTTCACCTTCGTCGGCGAGACCGGCGACAAGGCCGAGCTGCTCGCCGAGGCGGTCCGGCCGACCGACGGCCGTATCAACACCGTCATGCAGGCGATCCGGGCCGGCGCCACCCAGGAAGAGGTCTTCGACGCCACGAAGATCGACCCCTGGTTCGTCGACCAGCTGTTCCTGATCAAGGAGATCGCCGACGAGCTGGCCGCCGCCGACAAGCTCGACCCCGAGCTGCTCGCCGAGGCGAAGCGGCACGGCTTCTCCGATGCCCAGATCGCCGAGATCCGCGATCTGCGCGAGGACGTCGTCCGCGAGGTGCGGCACGCGCTCGGCATCCGCCCGGTCTACAAGACGGTCGACACCTGCGCCGCCGAGTTCGCCGCGAAGACGCCGTACTTCTACTCCTCGTACGACGAGGAGAGCGAGGTCGCGACCCGCACCAAGCCCGCGGTGATCATCCTCGGCTCGGGCCCCAACCGCATCGGCCAGGGCATCGAGTTCGACTACTCCTGCGTCCACGCCTCCTTCGCGCTGAGCGACGCCGGCTACGAGACCGTGATGGTCAACTGCAACCCGGAGACGGTCTCCACCGACTACGACACCTCCGACCGCCTGTACTTCGAGCCGCTGACGCTCGAGGACGTGCTGGAGATCGTGCACGCCGAGTCCCTCGCGGGCCCGATCGCCGGTGTCATCGTCCAGCTCGGCGGCCAGACCCCGCTGGGCCTGTCGCAGGCGCTCAAGGACAACGGCGTGCCGGTCGTCGGCACCTCGCCGGAGGCGATCCACGCCGCCGAGGACCGCGGCGCCTTCGGCCGCGTCCTGGACGAGGCCGGACTCCCGGCCCCGAAGCACGGCACCGCCACCACCTTCGCCGAGGCCAAGGCCATCGCCGACGAGATCGGCTACCCCGTCCTCGTGCGCCCGTCGTACGTGCTCGGCGGCCGCGGCATGGAGATCGTGTACGACGAGACGCGGCTCTCCTCGTACATCGCCGAGTCCACCGAGATCAGCCCCACCCGGCCGGTCCTGGTCGACCGCTTCCTCGACGACGCCATCGAGATCGACGTCGACGCGCTCTACGACGGCACCGAGCTCTATCTCGGCGGCGTCATGGAGCACATCGAGGAGGCCGGCATCCACTCCGGCGACTCCGCCTGCGCACTGCCCCCGATCACCCTCGGCGGCTACGACATCAAGCGGCTGCGCACCTCCACCGAGGGCATCGCCAAGGGCGTCGGCGTACGCGGACTGATCAACATCCAGTTCGCGCTCTCCGGCGACATCCTGTACGTCCTGGAGGCCAACCCGCGCGCCTCGCGCACCGTCCCCTTCACCTCGAAGGCGACCGCGGTGCCGCTCGCCAAGGCTGCCGCCCGCATCTCGCTGGGCGCGACCGTCGCCGAGCTGCGCGAGGAGGGTCTGCTGCCGAAGAACGGCGACGGCGGCACCCTGCCGCTCGACGCGCCGATCTCCGTCAAGGAGGCCGTCATGCCGTGGTCGCGGTTCCGCGACATCCACGGCCGCGGTGTCGACACCGTCCTCGGCCCGGAGATGCGCTCCACCGGCGAGGTCATGGGCATCGACTCGGTCTTCGGCACGGCGTACGCCAAGTCGCAGGCCGGTGCGTACGGCCCGCTGCCCACCAAGGGCCGCGCGTTCATCTCCGTGGCCAACCGCGACAAGCGCTCGATGATCTTTCCGGCGCGCGAGCTGGTCGCCCACGGCTTCGAGCTGCTGGCCACCTCCGGCACCGCCGAGGTGCTCAAGCGCAACGGCATCCACGCCACGGTCGTGCGCAAGCAGTCCGAGGGCGTCGGACCGCAGGGCGAGAAGACCATCGTCCAGCTCATCCACGACGGCGAGGTCGACCTGATCGTCAACACGCCGTACGGAACGGGCGGCCGCCTCGACGGCTACGAGATCCGTACCGCGGCCGTCGCCCGGTCCGTGCCGTGCCTCACGACGGTCCAGGCCCTCGCCGCCGCCGTCCAGGGCATCGACGCACTCAACCACGGAGACGTCGGCGTACGTTCCCTCCAGGAACACGCGGAACATCTGACCGCGGCGCGCGACTAG